DNA sequence from the bacterium genome:
CGGCGCGCAGGGCAATCTCCTCCGCCGAAATGCCCGGGACCACAACCATCAGCTCCTCGCCGCCGTAGCGCGCCGCGAACCCGCCGGTGGACATCCCCCGCACCAGCAACCCCGCCAGCCCCAGCGCCCGGTCGCCGATGGCGTGGCCGTAGGTGTCGTTGACCCGCTTGAAGTGGTCCAGGTCGGCCAGGGCCACGGCCAGGGATTTCTTCGCCTTCGCCGCCTCGTCGAAGAGGGTGTGGACCTGCTCGTCGAAGAAGGCGCGGTTGTAGAGGCGGGTCACCGGATCGAGCTGGGCCAGCTCGTCGCGCAACAGTTGCACCAGGAGCTCGGCGAAATCCTCGGCGGCCACCAGGTCGCTCTCGCCCAGAATCCCGCGCTCCAGCTCGAAGATGTCCAGGCGGCCGTAGAGCTGTCCCCGGCTGTAAAGCGGGAGCGAGAAGAGCGGCTCTTCCTTCTTCTTCTCCTCGGGGAACTCGGGGAGGGTGATGGAGTAGAAGGAGGCGTCCTCCCGGTCGTCGCCGACGGCGGCGGGGGGGAGCGGGCACTGGTCGGGGTAGAGCACCACCCGGGGGTGGCGGCAGGCGCAGATTCTCACCAACCGCGAGAGGACCTCGCGGAACAGGGCGACCAGGTTCCGGTTGGTCCGGGCCAGGCGCAGGACCTCGCGGAAGGCGCCGGCGACGCTGGACTCGCTCATGACGACCCCGGGGAGGGGGGTATACTCAGACGGTGTAATGATAGCCCGAAGACGCGACCGTGGCAAGCGTATTACCGGGCGGCGACCGGGACCGGCCTTTTGGGGTGGCGCCCGCGCCGGTCATCAGCTAAAATCACCCGGGTCCCCGGACCCGGAATCACCCGGGTCCCCTCCCCACCCGGACGGCCCCCCGTGCCCGTGAAGTGGCTGAAAAGACTCTGGCACCGTTTCGCCGCCTGGCTCGTCGGGCACAAGGACCCCAAGGAGGTGGCGCTGGGGCTGGCCCTCGGGGCCGCGGTCTCCCTCACGCCCCTCATCGGCCTCCACGCCGTGCTGGCCGTGCTTCTGGCCTCGATCACCCCCTCGAACCGCCTGGCCGCCATCCTGGGCACCCAGCTCGGCAACCCCTTCACCCTCCCCTTCTTCTTCTGGCTGGAGTACAAGATCGGGAGCTGGATAACGGGGGTGCAGGTGACGACCTCGCTCTCCTTCTCCCAGATCGGGCTGGAGGACGCGGCGGACCGCATGGTGCAGCTCTTCGGCGAGGCGGCCTGGCCCTACTCGGTGGGGATGGTCATCCTGGCCGTCCTCGTGGGCCTGGCGGTCTACG
Encoded proteins:
- a CDS encoding DUF2062 domain-containing protein, whose protein sequence is MKWLKRLWHRFAAWLVGHKDPKEVALGLALGAAVSLTPLIGLHAVLAVLLASITPSNRLAAILGTQLGNPFTLPFFFWLEYKIGSWITGVQVTTSLSFSQIGLEDAADRMVQLFGEAAWPYSVGMVILAVLVGLAVYGLTVLVARILHLRMRRRLVDTGLDKDSPPPA